The following is a genomic window from Neurospora crassa OR74A linkage group III, whole genome shotgun sequence.
ATGGGGGATGGCGGAAAGTTGTGGGCCATATCTAGCGGTGTTGTCGTACAGCTCGAAGAGGGGGACAGCCAGTAGCTTCATGTTCTTCGGCACGCTGAGGACCTCTAGTTTAGGAGGAAAGAAGTACGAGGGTTAGCACGCGGCTCACAGAAGCAAAGGACAAAAGAGTAGatagacgaggaggaagagcaccAGACATACTCGACTTGGGTAACTGAATAAAGTAAAGCTTCTTGCACTCCTTCGGTCTCGTCACATGGGCCGGTACAAAGGGGTACATGAACGTCTCAAAGTTGGGCCTCCACCACTGCGCAAGGCAGTCGCCCACCTGCCAGTCGCCCGCCTTCTCGCCCTCGCCAAGGCTGCCCACGGGCGCCAAACGTTCGTCCAGCCGCTGCTTGAACCCTTCGATCTCATCGTCCTCCGGCCGCAGGTAGTCGCCTGGTAGCTTGAAGAAGGCGTTGGCGATCTGCAGCATCAGGATGTGCGGGTGGTTGTGCTCGTGGCACACCAGGATGCCCTCGCACGTGCGCCGCATGCCGTGCGCGTTGTAGTGCTCCTCGAGTCGCTTCAGGCGCGCCAGCACGCTCGGGTCCTCCTCCGGTTGCGTCTCCTTGACGCCGAATGTGTAATTTGATAGCGGGTAGAGGCGGATCGTCTCGGGCTGGTTGGCGTTGAAGGGCAGGGGAATGGTCGGTGGCACCGAGCTCTGGAGAGCGTTGGGAGTTATTGTAGACATTTCGCCGTTTGTTCGTTGCGTTCTCTGTTGCGACACGACGGAATTGGTTCTTGGTGGGAAAGTGTGGCTGTTTGGTTCGGAAGAAGGAACCTATTGGTACAGGATCCCAAAGACCTAAGTGTACTTGAGAAATGGAGTCTGGAAATGGATCTTGTTACAACAGCTGTAGTGTCGACTTGGCGGTCGGTGTTCAACTTCGTGCCGACGCGATGCGCTCTCGGTGATGGACACGATTGAAGTGGGAGGACGGCAGTTCAGAAAGAAACTACTAAGCGGTCACTCGGTGTTTGTTGGGCGTTTTGGTACGACAGTGTGCAATTTGGTCGCGAGTTTCCCTGGGGGGTCTGGGGGGAACGCAGCAGTTGGCGCGACTGACATTCCATTCAGAAATCGAGCCAAATCAGGAAGGCGGTCAAGTCCCAAGCTCCGAAAAGTTGTGGGTCGTAGCTCTATGGTGGAGCCGGCCAGGCACCCTCCTGGGCACTTAGAGCCGCATCCAACTCCCCCAACGTCAACATCTCTCGCCCAGATGCCATAAGCTCGAAAAACGGCCTCATGGACAACTACGAATTTTCTGGAACGGTGTCATCCGAGAACGTATTTCTTCAATTATGCTGTCCGTGGCGTTTGTCTAGCTGTTATACGCGAACAGTGTCCGAGCACTATACAATTCCGGACTCCCCATGGCATCTAGCCAGATCAATATATCGAGTTCTAGCCAAGCTTCGTCCATGAAAACTTGAAACACATATTCACTACTCCTGGCACGATGTCGGCCTCACAACTTTTAGAAAGCACTCTGATGGTATCTGTCTAGTGATGTGTCTAATCACAGGATATATGTAGAAACAAGAAATCCCAACAGCTGGTGCAGCACGTCGTTGACACCAACCACGATACCATTTGGCCAACTGAACGTTTCAACATCTCGATATACTTGGTGGTCCTTACTACCATCGGTCCAAGAGGTTGCGGCGATCATGGCCTCGTTCTATTAACTCCATTATACCCATCGCATACGCGTAACAGTGCATCAGCAATGAGGTGTTGACAATGGTCATCCAGGTCGCTGTCCTTGCCTCTGGGCTTCTTTTTAAAAGATGGGAAGAATGATTGGCCCAGCAGCTGCGATCGTACGGGACTTGCCCTCAGTCTTGGTTGACCCGGTTACCTTATCTATCCCACTCCTCCGGCACAAAGTTCACGGTCTGCTGTTCCAAACGTCTCAAAGTGAGGCGAGTCTATCAGTGTGGACGATTGGCCAGAATCTCTTGTTTCGTCTCATCTTCTGCTTTACAAACATGACCCCAGCTGATCAAAACAAAAGTACCCAGCCGAGCCAGACATTGAGAACCTCTACGGTTTGTTTACTCGGTCTCCCGCGGTTGCCCCGCAGTGTTCTCGACCAGAGGTCATCTGGACCCCTCCAACATTTCTCACTCTACTCACAATTCCATTCGTTCCCTTGCGTTTTCTTCCCTACGATCGTGGTGATATCACCTGTTGGTACCAATCAAGACGCCCATTCACGTTTTGAACGTGAAGACCTGAGCCTGTTGTGTAAACGACGGATTCCCAGA
Proteins encoded in this region:
- a CDS encoding cleavage and polyadenylation specificity factor subunit 5, with translation MSTITPNALQSSVPPTIPLPFNANQPETIRLYPLSNYTFGVKETQPEEDPSVLARLKRLEEHYNAHGMRRTCEGILVCHEHNHPHILMLQIANAFFKLPGDYLRPEDDEIEGFKQRLDERLAPVGSLGEGEKAGDWQVGDCLAQWWRPNFETFMYPFVPAHVTRPKECKKLYFIQLPKSKVLSVPKNMKLLAVPLFELYDNTARYGPQLSAIPHLLSRYNFEFVDENGEVVAVTPGDGDGYVPKTKVLASGDDVDMKTEEGNGP